The segment TTAAAGATGCCCTCAATCTTCAGGCAATAAAACGTATGGAGGGAGAAGGTTTAGAAGAAAAGAGTAAATTAACAGAGAAAGAGATGGAAAGGTTGGGAGAGGCGCTTATGGATTTAGATGTTGCCATTGAGGAGATAAAAAAGGAGCAGGGTGTTACTGAGTCGGTTAAATCGGTAAGAGATGGACTGGATGATATAGTAGATGAGGTGGTAGATAAAATGGTCAATCCGGAAAGGTGGCGGGAAGAAGCAGAAGAGAAAGGAATTTGAAGGAGGTGAGAATAATATGGTAGGCCCATTTAAATGTCCGGGGTGTGGTGCCAGTACGGGGAGCCATGATTATTGTCCAAATTGTGGCCAGCCCTTAACTCTGGGATGCGAGAAATGTGGTACAACCTGGAGGTACTGGGAGGATAGAAAATTCTGCCCCAATTGCGGCGCAAAGGCAGAAAAGATTGGTGTAACTACTCCTGCTAAAAAAAGAGGTCATTAGAAAATCGACAAGGAGGAAGAAACACTAAGAATTTGAGGGTATTAACATGGAAAACGCTGAAGCAAGATACCTTTATTGTATAGCAAGTAGCACCGAGAAGGTAAATTTTGGTAGTATTGGAATAGATGGTAGTGAGGTCTACACTATTGTCTGCCAGGATTTATGTGCGGTAGTCCATAATTGTTCTCCAGCCCCTTATCAATCAGAGGATAATGAAGTGGTAAAAAAATGGGCAATGACTCACCAAAAGGTTATTGATACTGCCTGGGAAAAATTTGGTACGGTTCTACCCCTGGGTTTTGATACCGTAATTAAAGGCGAGGAGGGAATTACCCCGGATGAGAATATAAAAAGTTGGGTTAAAAAGGATTATGAAAACTTAAAAGAAAAGATAGCCAAATTTAAAGACAAAGCTGAGTATGCGATTCAAATTTCCTGGGACGCCAGGGTGATTGGGGGAAAATTAACAGAAAGTAACCCGGAGATTAAAAAATTAAATGAGGAGATAGAATCCAAATCCAAAGGTCTGGCTTATATGTATAAACAGAAACTGGAGAATCTCTTAAAGAAACAAATGGAGGCAGAGGCCGAAAAATATTTTAAGGATTTTTATGAAAGAATTAAAAAATGTGTAGATGAAATTAAAGTAGAAAAGGTCAAAAAAACAGAAGAAGGAAAACAGATGCTGGTAAATTTCTCCTGTTTACTTTTTAAAGAAAAAAGTAAGGTATTGGGTGATGAATTAGAGAAGGTTAATAATATGGAAGGATTTTTTGTTCGTTTTACCGGCCCCTGGCCACCCTACTCATTCGTCTAACGACGAATGACATAAACCGTAAACCAATCCCAAAGGAGTTAAGGTGGAACCATCCAGAGATACACGCGCAACCCTGGTAGATTTATTGGATCGTGTTCTGGATAAAGGGCTGGTAATTAATGCCGATGTTATAATTTCTGTGGCCGGTATTCCTTTACTTGGCATCAATTTAAGGGCAGCGTTGGCCGGAATGGAGACCATGCTCAAATATGGGGTAATGCAGGACTGGGATGAAAAAAGTAGGGCCTGGGAGAGAGAACATAGGAAAAAGATGCTTCCTTCTCTGGTTGAAGGAGAAGAGATTGCCCTGAAAATATATGGTTCTTATTACTATAGTAAAGGAATCTATAATGCCTGGAAGCCAGGCTATTTTTATTTAACTAATAAAAGGCTTATTCTTTACCGTCAAGATTTTGATGAAATCACATTTCAGATACCATTAGAAGAAATAAAGGCGTTGGTAATGAGAGAGGAAGCGCATTTTGTTAAAGAAAAGAAAAAACAGGTACTTTATCTTGTAGATAAACAGGATCAGGTGTATCGGCTTAGTGCAGTAGAGACAAATCAGTTTAAAGAGGCTATTGAACAAAGAATAAAGGATATGGGACTTTATCTGGAAGAAAATCCTGTTCTTCCAGAACTTAAAGATGAGCAAATTGCCGGTTTGCTGATGGAGGAAGAGGAGGTTGTTCATCGGGGGGAGAAAAAGGTATGGTATTTAGTGCCGGCTGAAGGGATTCTGCAAGAGACCTGGAAGCCAGGCCATCTTTATCTTACAGATAAGAGGTTATTTTGGTGGTATGATTTTGATAAAAAGATAGTTTTTGATATTCTTGCTGATAGAATAGTCAGCGTTAGCACCGAAATAAGGAAAACAAGCGGTCTTGATAGTAAGAAGGAAAAGATACTGAATGTTGTATATCAGAATACAGCAAAAAGTACAGCTTCTTTTGCCGGAAAGGAAATAGATGAATGGGCGGGAGCACTAAATAGGATTGTTTCAACCCGGGATGCAGCAGGTTCTGTGCTTGAGGTGGGAACATGTCCTGAATGCGGTAAAGAAGCGCCGGTTAGAGAACTTTTAGAAAAGGGCTGCGCATATTGTAACTGGGTAAGCCCCAGGCTTAGAAAAAAGGTTCAAGAAAATGTAGCAAAGGTTTATTAATACATTGGCGTGGAACACATATGGTAAAAACAGGCGAGATTAATAATGAACGGAATTGATAGACTTCTTCAGGAACTGGATACAGGTAGTCGTAAAGTAATCTTCTATCTTTTAGAGCGCAGGCATGCCAAACTTGATGAATTAACTGAGCTTTTGGACGAATCCAGCCATATGAATACTTTGATAAGGATTAAAAATATTATAAATCCGAAAGCCTTAAAAATTCTAAAAAGGCCGGTTCTTATATTTGAAAAATCACGCGTTGATAAGAAAACCGGGGAAAACGTTCTGCTTAATTGGTGGTTACCAGAAGAAAGCGACGGAGAAGTTCCGTTGAAGGGAAAAGAATTATTGGTGGATGTTTTTGATGAAGAGAACGAAATAGTATTAATTATGGATCTACCGGGCATCCGAGAAGAAGATATTAAAGTTAAGGTTAAAAAGAAAAGCGT is part of the bacterium genome and harbors:
- the gvpK gene encoding gas vesicle protein GvpK; translated protein: MPIDIDEDNLKHGVLGLVIALVEIIKDALNLQAIKRMEGEGLEEKSKLTEKEMERLGEALMDLDVAIEEIKKEQGVTESVKSVRDGLDDIVDEVVDKMVNPERWREEAEEKGI
- a CDS encoding GvpL/GvpF family gas vesicle protein, translating into MENAEARYLYCIASSTEKVNFGSIGIDGSEVYTIVCQDLCAVVHNCSPAPYQSEDNEVVKKWAMTHQKVIDTAWEKFGTVLPLGFDTVIKGEEGITPDENIKSWVKKDYENLKEKIAKFKDKAEYAIQISWDARVIGGKLTESNPEIKKLNEEIESKSKGLAYMYKQKLENLLKKQMEAEAEKYFKDFYERIKKCVDEIKVEKVKKTEEGKQMLVNFSCLLFKEKSKVLGDELEKVNNMEGFFVRFTGPWPPYSFV
- the gvpJ gene encoding gas vesicle protein GvpJ; the protein is MEPSRDTRATLVDLLDRVLDKGLVINADVIISVAGIPLLGINLRAALAGMETMLKYGVMQDWDEKSRAWEREHRKKMLPSLVEGEEIALKIYGSYYYSKGIYNAWKPGYFYLTNKRLILYRQDFDEITFQIPLEEIKALVMREEAHFVKEKKKQVLYLVDKQDQVYRLSAVETNQFKEAIEQRIKDMGLYLEENPVLPELKDEQIAGLLMEEEEVVHRGEKKVWYLVPAEGILQETWKPGHLYLTDKRLFWWYDFDKKIVFDILADRIVSVSTEIRKTSGLDSKKEKILNVVYQNTAKSTASFAGKEIDEWAGALNRIVSTRDAAGSVLEVGTCPECGKEAPVRELLEKGCAYCNWVSPRLRKKVQENVAKVY
- a CDS encoding Hsp20/alpha crystallin family protein encodes the protein MNGIDRLLQELDTGSRKVIFYLLERRHAKLDELTELLDESSHMNTLIRIKNIINPKALKILKRPVLIFEKSRVDKKTGENVLLNWWLPEESDGEVPLKGKELLVDVFDEENEIVLIMDLPGIREEDIKVKVKKKSVNIIFRDSKRKEHHQEIILPGESFAHKFNTQFKNQILTIRISK